From Spirosoma aerolatum, one genomic window encodes:
- a CDS encoding 3-keto-disaccharide hydrolase, whose protein sequence is MKNVPLSFVACLGIASLFVASRAMAQTEPAKQNPQSTEIWEPVPPVVTPGTSAPNASGTTAPSDAIVLFDGKNTDEWVAIKGYAPANWEKTNEGPLKWPVTDGAMYSTRGFSARSKKEFTDFQLHIEFKSPEKVEGTSQGRGNSGIFLQGRYELQVLDNYNNPTYVNGMVGSIYKQAIPLVNPSRKPGEWQTYDIIYQAPKFNKAGMMTEFAYVTVLLNGVLVQNHTAIRGTTEYIGYPKVQAHGAGPILLQDHNNPVGFRNIWIREL, encoded by the coding sequence ATGAAAAACGTACCGTTATCGTTTGTGGCCTGCCTCGGAATCGCCAGCCTTTTCGTTGCCAGTCGGGCTATGGCTCAAACGGAGCCTGCCAAGCAAAATCCTCAATCAACCGAGATTTGGGAGCCTGTTCCCCCCGTCGTAACTCCAGGGACCAGTGCGCCTAATGCTTCGGGAACAACCGCTCCATCCGATGCAATTGTGTTGTTCGATGGAAAAAATACGGACGAGTGGGTGGCCATTAAAGGGTATGCACCCGCCAACTGGGAAAAGACCAACGAAGGGCCCCTGAAATGGCCAGTAACAGATGGCGCGATGTACTCGACCAGAGGTTTTTCGGCTCGCTCGAAAAAAGAGTTTACAGACTTTCAACTGCATATTGAGTTTAAGTCACCCGAAAAAGTAGAAGGGACTAGTCAGGGACGGGGTAACAGTGGTATTTTCCTGCAAGGTCGTTATGAGCTACAGGTACTGGATAACTACAACAACCCAACCTACGTAAATGGTATGGTCGGTTCGATCTATAAGCAGGCGATTCCGCTGGTGAATCCTAGCCGCAAACCCGGTGAGTGGCAAACCTATGATATTATCTATCAGGCTCCTAAATTCAACAAGGCGGGTATGATGACCGAATTTGCCTACGTAACGGTGCTGCTCAACGGCGTTCTGGTGCAGAACCATACCGCTATTCGGGGAACAACTGAATACATTGGGTATCCGAAAGTTCAGGCACATGGCGCGGGCCCAATTCTGCTGCAAGACCACAACAACCCTGTTGGTTTCCGTAATATCTGGATTCGGGAATTGTAA
- a CDS encoding histidine phosphatase family protein, with amino-acid sequence MRLIYVLSLIVSLGLTACSTTTVYIVRHAEKVSEADTTNLTPAGYARAAALADQLGNASIDSIFTTPYRRTRQTAQPLATRLGLPLIDYPAKPTEAIVNRVTLIRGKQLLVVGHSNTILEIAKGLGAQPTMTRIESGDFDNLFRVDVKRGVFGKSISFSQTIYGQPTPP; translated from the coding sequence ATGCGATTGATATACGTACTTTCTCTTATTGTCTCTTTAGGGCTGACAGCCTGTTCAACCACAACGGTTTACATTGTTCGCCATGCCGAAAAGGTATCTGAAGCCGATACGACGAATTTAACACCTGCTGGTTATGCTCGCGCGGCTGCCTTAGCGGATCAACTGGGTAATGCTTCCATCGATTCGATCTTTACAACGCCCTATCGACGGACGCGCCAGACGGCTCAGCCCTTGGCCACGCGGCTGGGACTTCCACTAATCGATTATCCGGCAAAGCCGACCGAGGCTATTGTGAACCGGGTCACTCTGATTCGGGGAAAGCAACTACTGGTTGTTGGGCACAGCAATACCATTCTGGAAATTGCAAAAGGGTTAGGGGCTCAACCGACAATGACCCGGATCGAATCAGGGGATTTTGATAACCTATTCAGAGTCGATGTGAAGCGAGGGGTATTTGGTAAATCGATATCGTTCTCCCAGACGATCTACGGCCAGCCTACGCCCCCATAA
- a CDS encoding FAD-binding oxidoreductase encodes MKYLFLTLLSLSVLSNLSDTYGQGIRAAADQMPQVRKTASASTPTNYKGRQIIVGSGGGVTGASSAYYLLENGKLYGRRTRDTTFTFIGQQTAANTKRVFTIAEVNCKIKATKFDQPGNLYKFVQWRKGKVSHKVTWGAVDKKVPENYPKFYDSFMAMIPASLRLK; translated from the coding sequence ATGAAATACCTATTCTTAACCCTACTTTCACTTTCAGTACTGAGTAACCTGTCTGATACTTATGGGCAGGGCATCCGGGCGGCTGCCGATCAGATGCCGCAAGTACGTAAAACCGCTTCGGCCAGCACACCCACCAATTATAAAGGGCGGCAGATTATTGTAGGCAGTGGAGGAGGGGTTACTGGGGCGTCTTCGGCCTATTACCTGCTGGAAAATGGAAAGCTTTATGGCCGTCGGACGCGCGACACTACGTTTACCTTCATCGGCCAACAGACGGCGGCCAATACCAAACGGGTATTTACCATAGCCGAAGTCAACTGCAAAATCAAGGCAACGAAGTTCGACCAGCCGGGTAATCTATACAAGTTTGTGCAGTGGCGAAAAGGTAAGGTCAGTCACAAAGTAACCTGGGGTGCTGTCGATAAAAAGGTTCCGGAGAATTACCCGAAGTTCTACGACTCGTTCATGGCCATGATTCCGGCTTCGCTGCGCCTGAAATAA
- a CDS encoding M4 family metallopeptidase — MKPHLLALALFTTGVSMAQQPTTGFSRKLKTSAPTAGLAQRLNATVVPLPNNRSAGQMLLAKGVSPSTLEPIRLRVVRDTTTNLPVFIERKKANVFGANTTQKSGARLSAAAAVSVTFQFMGEVRDLLKLDKPEENFTISRTETDELGQTHVRLAQTFRGIPVLGAELVAHLTDGEVTSINGRYQPAPEGLATTPTFALAEASNLALKDVRKTSTVRSFGDNLLNLKSSEGELCIFTMPDGSAKLAYALTVRPNMLERWEYVIDAQTGDVLDKYNHTCSFVGPIKAAGKDLNGVTRSFQTYQQSGNSYYLIDASRAMFKSASSKMPDSPVGALWTIDARNTSGSSQKFYQITSTSNADWSPTAVSAHYNGGVAYEYYLNTFKRNALSGTGETMVSIVNMPDDDGKAMDNAYWNGKFMAYGNGKLLKPLAGGLDVAGHEMTHGVIQNTANLQYKSQSGAINESMADVFGAMIDRANWTIGEQIATPALLPSGALRDLSNPNQGGKTRDPNGYQPATMSQYENTSEDNGGVHTNSGIPNFAFYKFATAIGKDKAEQVYYRALTTYLVRTSQFLDLRLAVIKAAGDLYGANGAEVTAAKNAFDAVGITDGTQSNPGKQPDIPAASGQDLVLLADAGTSKVYSTTVGVSPAKFDLKSTLGLLHRPSVTDDGKYAYYVTTDKRIRAVNLTGTPNETIISNETIWDNVAISRDGKKLAALTSDLDGSIWVYSYDKQQWLQFQLYNPTSAQGVQTGDVQYADSFEWDFTGENIVYDAYNALKSSTGANIDYWDVGFINVWNNSTGNFAKGQIEKLFTNLDAGESIGNPSFSKNSPDVLAFDYLNENDDTYQVVGVDLSTGKANIIYDNKDLGFPSYSRLDNMLVFSGANDDVLGINLATNKIAASGNASVLYTGAKWPVWYTTAARAQKTAQTITFDAISDRYVNQGDLVLKATCSSNLTVGFLVKSGPATLSGSTLKFNGVGKVTVQAFQNGNDQYAAASTVERTFNILAVTGTEPAWADALSVYPNPVNTTLTVELPGTETIERLSIRTLTGATVLQPLVRDRQRNATLDISQLPKGFYVLEVQTVNGKANRKLIKE; from the coding sequence ATGAAACCACATCTACTCGCTCTGGCACTCTTTACCACAGGGGTATCCATGGCGCAACAGCCTACTACCGGATTTAGCCGCAAATTGAAAACCTCGGCACCCACGGCGGGGCTGGCCCAGCGACTAAATGCAACCGTTGTGCCGCTGCCTAATAATCGTTCGGCTGGTCAGATGCTGTTGGCCAAAGGGGTTTCTCCATCGACGCTTGAACCCATTCGCCTACGAGTAGTTCGGGATACCACGACCAACCTGCCTGTTTTTATTGAGCGCAAAAAGGCGAATGTTTTCGGGGCAAATACTACCCAGAAAAGTGGAGCCCGACTGTCGGCGGCAGCGGCTGTGTCGGTCACGTTTCAGTTTATGGGAGAGGTTCGTGATCTGTTGAAGCTCGATAAACCCGAAGAGAACTTTACCATTTCCCGCACTGAAACGGATGAGCTTGGCCAAACTCACGTTCGGCTGGCGCAGACGTTTCGAGGAATCCCGGTACTTGGAGCCGAACTGGTGGCCCACCTGACCGATGGCGAAGTAACGTCGATCAACGGTCGATATCAGCCAGCGCCCGAAGGGCTAGCTACAACGCCTACATTCGCCCTGGCTGAAGCGTCGAATCTGGCGCTTAAGGATGTTCGGAAAACATCGACTGTTCGGTCATTTGGGGATAATCTGCTGAACTTAAAGTCGTCGGAAGGGGAACTTTGCATTTTTACGATGCCTGATGGATCGGCGAAACTAGCCTACGCATTGACCGTTCGGCCCAATATGCTCGAACGCTGGGAATATGTGATTGATGCACAAACTGGCGATGTGCTGGATAAATACAACCATACCTGCTCATTTGTGGGGCCAATCAAAGCAGCGGGTAAAGACCTCAATGGCGTAACCCGATCATTTCAAACCTACCAGCAGTCGGGCAATTCGTATTACCTGATCGATGCATCACGGGCAATGTTTAAATCGGCGTCGTCGAAAATGCCGGATAGCCCCGTTGGGGCACTCTGGACGATTGATGCCCGAAATACGTCTGGTAGTAGTCAGAAATTTTACCAGATTACCTCCACCAGCAACGCCGACTGGAGCCCTACGGCTGTTTCGGCTCATTATAACGGAGGAGTTGCCTACGAATATTACCTGAATACGTTCAAACGGAACGCCCTTAGTGGTACGGGCGAGACGATGGTTTCCATCGTCAATATGCCTGATGACGATGGAAAAGCGATGGATAACGCCTATTGGAATGGGAAATTCATGGCATATGGTAACGGGAAACTGCTGAAACCACTGGCTGGTGGACTGGATGTGGCTGGACACGAAATGACACATGGCGTTATTCAGAATACTGCCAATTTGCAGTATAAGAGTCAGTCGGGGGCTATCAATGAGTCGATGGCCGATGTTTTCGGCGCCATGATCGACCGTGCCAACTGGACTATAGGCGAACAGATAGCCACCCCTGCCTTGTTGCCTTCAGGAGCCCTACGCGATCTGTCGAATCCGAATCAGGGTGGTAAAACGAGAGATCCCAATGGCTACCAGCCCGCTACCATGTCGCAGTATGAAAACACCAGCGAGGATAACGGTGGCGTTCATACCAATAGCGGTATTCCAAATTTTGCGTTCTATAAATTCGCCACGGCCATTGGGAAAGACAAAGCCGAACAGGTGTACTACCGGGCTTTGACAACCTACCTGGTACGTACATCTCAGTTTCTGGACTTACGCTTGGCAGTTATTAAAGCCGCTGGCGATTTGTACGGGGCCAATGGTGCTGAAGTAACGGCGGCCAAAAATGCCTTCGACGCAGTGGGTATTACTGATGGAACCCAGTCAAACCCTGGCAAACAACCTGATATCCCTGCGGCATCGGGCCAGGATCTGGTTTTACTGGCTGATGCCGGCACTTCGAAAGTTTATTCGACCACCGTTGGGGTTTCGCCCGCCAAATTTGACCTCAAATCGACATTAGGGTTGCTCCATCGCCCCAGCGTTACCGATGATGGAAAATATGCTTACTATGTTACGACCGATAAGCGCATTCGGGCCGTTAACCTGACAGGTACACCTAATGAAACGATCATTTCCAACGAGACAATCTGGGATAACGTAGCCATTTCGCGCGATGGCAAGAAACTGGCAGCTCTGACCTCTGATCTTGATGGATCAATTTGGGTGTATAGCTACGACAAACAGCAATGGTTACAGTTTCAACTCTATAATCCGACTTCGGCACAGGGCGTTCAAACGGGCGATGTTCAGTATGCCGATTCGTTTGAGTGGGATTTTACGGGAGAAAACATTGTGTATGATGCCTATAATGCCTTGAAAAGCAGTACCGGGGCCAATATTGATTATTGGGACGTAGGCTTTATCAATGTCTGGAACAACAGTACAGGCAATTTCGCCAAGGGACAAATCGAAAAGCTCTTTACGAACCTTGATGCAGGCGAAAGCATTGGTAACCCTTCATTCTCCAAAAATTCGCCTGATGTGCTGGCCTTCGATTACCTCAACGAGAACGACGATACCTATCAGGTGGTAGGGGTCGACCTAAGTACCGGCAAGGCAAACATTATTTACGACAACAAAGATCTGGGCTTCCCGAGCTATTCACGGCTGGATAATATGCTCGTGTTTTCAGGGGCCAACGACGATGTGTTGGGCATTAATCTGGCAACCAATAAAATTGCGGCTTCGGGCAATGCTTCCGTTTTATACACTGGAGCGAAATGGCCTGTCTGGTACACGACGGCTGCCCGTGCCCAGAAAACAGCTCAGACGATTACATTCGATGCGATTTCGGATCGGTATGTCAATCAGGGTGATCTGGTGCTGAAAGCGACCTGTTCCTCGAATCTGACTGTCGGCTTTCTAGTGAAAAGTGGCCCGGCAACGCTCAGTGGCTCAACGCTGAAATTCAATGGGGTAGGTAAGGTGACGGTACAGGCTTTCCAGAACGGGAATGATCAATATGCGGCTGCTTCTACCGTTGAGCGAACGTTCAACATACTGGCGGTTACCGGGACTGAACCGGCTTGGGCCGATGCCTTGTCGGTTTATCCGAACCCGGTCAATACAACGCTCACCGTAGAGCTTCCCGGTACCGAAACCATTGAACGTTTATCAATCCGTACCCTAACGGGCGCTACTGTTCTGCAACCGCTTGTACGGGACCGGCAGCGTAACGCTACACTGGACATTAGCCAGTTGCCCAAGGGATTCTATGTGCTGGAGGTGCAAACCGTGAATGGGAAAGCAAACCGAAAATTAATAAAAGAATAA
- a CDS encoding M56 family metallopeptidase: MNAFAYLLTASLFLILFYSCYAVLLRRNTFFGLNRAYLLLSVGLSLALPFVELPGNPLASLPTGTITLPTFEVGQSTKSHSSLTLADWVSIVYALGILIMLTRLALNVWAVFRLMRLGTIERRAAYTLIRLPEDSSPSFSFGPYLVLNRTDALIKPDALLRHEEAHIRQRHTVDILALELIQVVFWFNPVLIYYKRALQEVHEFLADRAVLKTPQPNYPHQLVAYALNVSPSALITPFVSKSTLKQRIIMLQKPASKRRALFGYALVLPLAACLLMCTQSEQDMPVSSARKPVKVDGEVFTVVEQHPEFPGGMAKLGEYLSENLKYPEAAIKAKVQGKVFVNFVVTTKGEITDVKILRGIGHGADEEAIRVVEQMPNWIPARQKGKVVNVRYNLPIKFQLEEDDNVSAVNEFWNDLKKYRNLTLDSQPVSEQVLRTTIQEAQLSGKHISFAINNQTNTVAFQHVDN; the protein is encoded by the coding sequence ATGAATGCCTTTGCTTATCTCCTGACGGCTAGCCTGTTTCTTATCCTGTTCTACAGCTGTTACGCAGTATTACTTCGGCGAAACACCTTTTTTGGATTAAACCGGGCCTATCTACTTCTGTCTGTTGGGCTATCGCTGGCTTTACCCTTTGTCGAGCTTCCCGGCAACCCGCTTGCCTCCCTTCCGACGGGTACGATAACCTTACCGACGTTCGAGGTTGGTCAATCGACTAAAAGCCATTCCTCCTTAACGCTAGCCGATTGGGTCAGTATCGTCTATGCCCTGGGGATACTTATTATGCTTACGCGGTTAGCACTCAATGTATGGGCCGTTTTCCGGCTCATGCGTTTGGGGACGATTGAACGCCGGGCAGCTTATACATTGATTCGGCTTCCTGAAGATTCATCACCATCATTCTCGTTCGGGCCTTATCTGGTTCTGAATCGAACAGATGCGCTTATTAAGCCTGATGCGTTGCTCCGCCACGAGGAAGCTCACATCCGTCAGCGTCATACGGTCGATATACTCGCTCTGGAATTGATACAAGTAGTTTTCTGGTTCAACCCTGTGCTCATTTACTACAAACGTGCCTTACAGGAAGTCCACGAATTTCTGGCCGACCGCGCTGTTCTGAAAACGCCCCAACCCAACTATCCACACCAGTTAGTTGCCTACGCGCTCAACGTATCACCTTCGGCACTTATTACCCCTTTTGTCTCTAAATCAACCCTTAAACAACGCATTATTATGTTACAAAAACCTGCATCGAAACGCCGGGCGTTATTCGGTTATGCATTGGTTCTGCCGTTAGCAGCCTGTCTGCTTATGTGCACACAATCGGAACAAGATATGCCCGTTTCGTCGGCACGAAAACCCGTGAAAGTAGACGGTGAGGTATTTACGGTTGTAGAGCAGCATCCCGAATTTCCAGGGGGCATGGCCAAGCTGGGTGAATACCTGAGCGAAAACCTAAAATACCCGGAAGCGGCTATAAAAGCCAAGGTACAAGGTAAAGTATTTGTCAATTTTGTTGTGACAACTAAAGGCGAAATCACCGACGTAAAAATACTAAGAGGGATCGGCCACGGTGCCGATGAAGAAGCGATTCGGGTGGTTGAGCAAATGCCTAACTGGATACCTGCCCGCCAAAAGGGTAAAGTGGTTAATGTACGGTATAATCTGCCTATAAAATTTCAGTTGGAAGAAGATGACAATGTATCCGCAGTTAATGAGTTTTGGAATGATCTTAAAAAATACAGGAACCTAACTCTGGATAGTCAGCCTGTTAGTGAACAAGTTTTAAGAACAACCATTCAGGAAGCTCAACTTTCTGGAAAGCATATTTCGTTTGCGATTAACAACCAAACAAATACAGTGGCTTTCCAACACGTTGACAATTAG
- a CDS encoding M56 family metallopeptidase: protein MNTLDYFLKANLYGLLFVGCYWLLLRRHTFFSLNRAYLLVSALISLVLPLASLPIRAVETLPVPMGVIVLPVSAIAMPEETGPDWAEIGFVAYGIFALLLILRLIVHVARLMAFIRQSNQHVFEDYVVVEPTNTVPTFSFFRYLVLNPDDKNNSVIIRHELVHIRQYHSLDVLGMALLKAVFWACPALWLIDRMLRQVHEFLADKAISQPSDYAHFLVQYTFGQQPDALVNGFFNPSLLKQRILMLHQKATTRWALGKYILILPLALGLLAMTTAREQITDMVSQVTDETITVSGRVTNTADGKPLPGVSVILKNTNVGTTTDINGRYRLTKIPKTASLVFSFVGFETTELEVNGRSSINANLRIQSNKLNEVVVVAYEPVSKPTSQTYTTNKAQSSSTSKGEIFTVVEQVPEFPGGMQALGLYLARNLRYPKEAQQNRIQGRVFVQFVVTQEGDVQNLRVLKGIGGGCDEEAVRVVSQMPKWNPGRQNGEAVAVQYNLPIQFQLEKVEDKRTGQVLKSESDSSPNRVALHTDVVTPVLRSPDSSFTFMNDNPTVRISGNGFRTSEPLYIIDGVDVQKESKSNATLRFKTVQQLNPHDIESITVLKDAASIAAYGERGKNGVIIITTKKK, encoded by the coding sequence ATGAATACGCTCGACTATTTCCTTAAAGCCAACCTATATGGCCTCCTGTTCGTAGGCTGCTATTGGCTCCTGCTCCGTCGGCATACGTTTTTCAGCCTGAACCGGGCGTATCTACTGGTTTCAGCCCTAATCTCGCTGGTACTGCCACTTGCCAGTTTGCCCATAAGAGCAGTGGAGACACTGCCAGTACCTATGGGCGTGATTGTACTTCCTGTGTCTGCGATAGCAATGCCTGAGGAAACAGGGCCTGACTGGGCCGAAATCGGTTTTGTAGCCTATGGTATTTTTGCTTTGCTACTCATTCTGCGGCTGATTGTCCACGTCGCTCGATTAATGGCCTTTATCCGCCAGTCGAATCAGCATGTGTTCGAAGACTATGTAGTCGTAGAACCAACGAACACAGTCCCAACCTTCTCCTTTTTCCGGTATCTGGTTTTAAATCCAGACGACAAAAACAACTCAGTAATTATCCGTCACGAACTCGTTCATATCCGCCAGTACCACAGCCTTGATGTATTGGGCATGGCATTGTTAAAAGCGGTCTTCTGGGCCTGTCCGGCCTTGTGGTTAATTGACCGCATGCTCCGGCAGGTGCATGAATTCCTGGCCGATAAGGCCATTTCGCAACCAAGCGATTACGCCCATTTTCTGGTTCAGTACACTTTCGGTCAACAACCCGATGCGCTGGTAAACGGCTTTTTCAATCCATCATTGCTTAAGCAACGGATTCTGATGCTCCATCAGAAAGCCACTACGCGCTGGGCGCTGGGCAAATACATATTAATTCTCCCACTAGCGTTAGGGTTGCTGGCTATGACTACAGCCCGCGAGCAGATAACGGATATGGTCAGTCAGGTAACCGACGAGACGATCACCGTTTCAGGACGAGTGACAAACACTGCGGATGGAAAGCCATTGCCGGGAGTGAGTGTTATTCTTAAAAATACCAATGTGGGAACAACAACAGACATAAATGGCAGGTATCGACTGACCAAAATACCAAAAACCGCTTCGTTGGTCTTCAGTTTTGTTGGTTTTGAGACAACCGAGCTAGAGGTAAACGGTCGTTCATCAATCAATGCCAACCTGCGGATACAAAGCAATAAGTTGAATGAAGTGGTTGTCGTTGCCTACGAACCGGTCTCCAAGCCTACTAGCCAAACATATACAACGAACAAAGCCCAAAGCTCCTCTACAAGTAAGGGTGAAATTTTTACCGTTGTCGAGCAGGTGCCTGAATTTCCGGGTGGTATGCAGGCACTAGGTCTGTATCTCGCCCGTAATCTACGCTACCCCAAAGAAGCGCAGCAAAACCGGATACAAGGCCGAGTATTCGTACAGTTTGTTGTTACGCAGGAGGGTGATGTTCAAAACTTGCGTGTGTTGAAAGGAATTGGTGGCGGTTGCGATGAAGAAGCGGTCCGGGTTGTGAGCCAAATGCCCAAATGGAATCCCGGCAGGCAAAATGGAGAGGCTGTAGCGGTACAATACAACCTGCCCATTCAGTTCCAGCTAGAAAAGGTCGAAGATAAACGGACAGGGCAGGTATTAAAATCAGAATCTGATTCGTCACCCAATCGGGTTGCGCTCCACACTGATGTGGTTACTCCTGTACTTCGTTCACCTGACTCAAGCTTTACATTTATGAATGACAATCCAACTGTTCGTATTTCAGGCAATGGATTTCGAACCAGCGAGCCCTTATACATTATCGATGGCGTTGACGTGCAAAAGGAATCAAAGTCGAACGCTACACTACGCTTTAAAACGGTTCAGCAGTTGAATCCACATGACATTGAAAGCATCACTGTATTGAAAGATGCAGCATCCATTGCAGCTTACGGCGAACGGGGTAAAAATGGTGTCATTATCATAACTACGAAAAAGAAATGA
- a CDS encoding BlaI/MecI/CopY family transcriptional regulator, with protein sequence MPIRELTKAEEEIMRVLWQLKKGFVKDVLAELPEPKPAYNTVSTIIRILEKKELVGYTAYGKTHEYYPLITEEEYRRFQTEQLMANYFDNSLKKLVSFFVKDKNISLNEADEIIKLLNQQKDQ encoded by the coding sequence ATGCCGATTCGCGAACTCACCAAGGCTGAAGAAGAAATCATGCGTGTGCTTTGGCAACTCAAAAAGGGCTTTGTCAAAGATGTACTGGCCGAACTACCGGAGCCTAAACCTGCCTATAATACCGTTTCGACCATTATCCGCATCCTGGAAAAAAAGGAACTGGTTGGCTATACGGCCTATGGGAAAACGCATGAGTACTATCCGTTGATTACAGAAGAAGAATATCGCCGTTTTCAGACCGAGCAACTGATGGCAAACTACTTCGATAACTCACTTAAAAAACTGGTGTCGTTTTTCGTAAAAGACAAAAATATCAGCCTGAACGAAGCCGACGAAATCATCAAACTCCTAAACCAGCAGAAAGACCAATGA